AGTTACTAAGAAAATTTGACGCATTAAATGCACTAGCATTGAACCCATTTGTTAAAGTTGCGAAAGGGTTAGAGGAAGTTCCTAAATTAGTGTAGATACCTGACATTAATAAATCGCTAAAGCCCACACTATTCATACCCGCCGCACCAATTAATTTCCACATCTGATTATTTTGCATAGCTTGAGTATTTGATTTAGCAGCTTCCTTTGTAAATTGTTGTGTTGTCTCATTTAGAACCTCTTGAAAGGTCTTTTGTTGTTGTGCAGACAAATTTAATTTTGGATTGCTTACGACATTCGCTAAATAACTTTGAATAGGTAAATAACTATTAGTATAGATGGACATATAATCACCTCGAATTAAAATCTTACTTTTCATTTCGACGCAACTTATATGAAATGTTTCATTATGTCATGAAAAACGTTTTTTATGTCATGAACGAAAAATACTCTCGATGCTATGCATCGAGAGTATACAAGATTATGATTGCGCTTGAAATTGGAGCAAGATATGTAATTCAAACACTTCATGATTTGTGTTGATTTGAATAGCCCCGTTATATTTATTGGCAATGTCTTGTATAATTTGAAGTCCAAGTCCAGTTCCGCAACCTTGTTCATTCACAAAAGCTGCGATGGGATTTGTCATCATTAAGATATACGCACATTTATGCTGTGTCGATTGAATACTTATCGAAGCATTAGGTAGATTCTTGGTAGCAGTCAGCGCATTATCAATTGCATTATGCAGGATAATACAAAAATCATATACATCGCAATGTACATAGCTAGGATAGGAGAATGTTGACTCAATAACAACACTTTGTGCATGCGCTTTTTTTATTTTTTCTTGAATTAATATGTCTACAATCGCATGTCCTGTAATAGAAGAGGTCACTTTTGAATCCATTTGCTGTTGCATGCTGTTTAAATACATGCTAGCTTCTGTTAATTGTTTCGTTTCAATAAGCCTCTCAACCGTGGCAGAGTGATTTTTCACATCATGCTTTAACCGTTGCATGTCTTTGTATAGATTATCAATACTTTGAAGATGCGCTTGTAGCTGATGCGTTTGATTGACAAGCATTAGCTGCTTTTGCTGCTGTACACGCTGTAAATCAAGTTTTTGCACTAAAATAAGCACGCCAAACATCGCTGCGATGATGATGCAATTATGAATCCCCCAATATTTTAAAAACGAATCTATAACGCCTAGACCAATCTGTTCGTCAATGACTTGGTGATATTGATTCATCATAAAATAGCTCGACATCCCAATAAGGGGCGGTAAAATTAGTAGTAAAATTTCCCGATTTGCAAACGTTCGTGGATGCATGCGTATATATTTTTCGTAAAAATGGATGACACACCATAAGCCAATTGTATATAAAGCAAGTAACAAGAACATCAACCAAATAGAATAGCCGAGGTAACCGATTGTTACATCAACCAGATGAGGAATAATCCATTTTTCTACTAGATAAAACGATAGGTCACTAATTGGCCGATATAAAATAATAACAATTGTTGGCGCCATCCAACGTATTGAAAAATAAGTAATGACTATAAAAAACTTTAAATAGCTAGAAATATTTTTTATTGGTAGTAATAGTAAAAAGGCTGTTAATGACGCAAATAAATAGACACCAAAATTTGATATATCACCTATCAACCATTCTAGTACTATAACCGCAATAAAATAGCCCATTGCTATAATTAATAAATACGAATGCTGAATAAAAATACGACAAAAACGATAGAAAAAATAAGCTGTACAAACTTGCATTAACCAATTAAAAATTGTGTTCGTTATGTCAAAGCTATCATTACTCATGTATGTAGGTATCCTTTATGCTGGATGTAATGCATATAAGCTTGAAGGAATTGTGTATATTTCTTTTGCGAAAGTGTTAATATCGTTCCATTATCTAGTATGATTTGTTGCTTAGTATAGCTGGCAATATAGTTGAGGTTGACTAAATAAGAGCGATTGATTCGGTAAAAGCTGTTGCCGAGATTTTCTTCGTACTGTTTAAGTCGCCCTATAAATGTGTATAAGCCGTTTTCTATATGTACTGTTAGTTTACGACCCAAAACTTCAATGTAATGAATTTCGTGGTAAAAAACTTTGTGCAGGTCAAAGCCAGATTTAATAACAAGATAAGGCGCGTCAATCGACTGACTAGAACGATTTTTAAGCGCTGTATGTAATACCTCATACAATTTTTTCGTATCAAAAGGTTTTAATAAATAATGAAATGCTTGCACGTCAAATGCCTGGAAAACATACTGTTCGAAGGCTGTTACAAAAATAATCGGATTTACATGTTGGCGTGCTCTTAATTTTTCAGCTACGGCTATACCTTTTATATCGGGCATTTCAATATCTAAAAATAATACATCAAAAGAGCCGTCTTGCTTTAGTAAGTCATATCCATTTTGAAATTGCTTAATTTGTACGTTAGGGTAACGCACTTTAATTTTAGATGCAATCGCGTTCGTTATAGCTTTCTCGTCATCGCATATCCAAATATTCAAAAGCATCACCTCTCTTGTGTCGAAAGTCTATCATTAAAATAGAGAAAGTCAAATGAAGATTGCACAGCAAAAGGATGTATCCACTTACAAAACCCCTACTAAAAAATTGAATTTATATAAGTGTGATGTCTTGGAGATATATCTACAAAGAAGAGGATAATGCCAATAAAAAACTACACATGACACGGCGGCATGTGCCCTAACCGTCTATGTGTAGTTTTTTTAATATTTTCCAATCGTTCTGTTGTAGCTACCTTGATTTCTTCACCTAGTCATACTTTCGCTGAATGTTATTTCCTGAGTTTCACAATCAAAAAACACAAGTAAAGTAGGAAGTAGACCCCATTTTGACTTGTGTTTTGATTTAGAGCACTCACATTTGGAAAAAGTGTGCTTTTTCTATCTTTCAGACATAATATGAATTAATCTTACTGAATTCTTGCTTAGATAATGTAAAACAAATAATATAAAATTTCTATAAACAGACATGTTAAGAATATATAGAAGACCGGTCCACTGTTCGATTTTTTAATTCGAAGACTAGAACTTATATGTAATACCGGCACAATAATAGCATAAAAATATAAAAGAATATTATGATTAATAAATGAAACGATTATATATACAACCGCTAATATCAGAGGTGAATAAAATACAGGTAGCCCATAAAAATATCCCTTATCAGTTAGACCTACACAATTGTAATATGCTAATCGTAAGAAACAACTAATTACAATGATCGCCAATAAAATCGCCGATAAAATTGTTTCACCTGTGTAATAATAGATGAATATCCCAGGTGCTATCCCACTATGAACTAAATCTGCAAGTGAATCAAATTGACCGCCTATTTCCGATATAAGTCTATCTTGTTTTTTTCTAAAGCGCCTAGCCACTATCCCATCAAATATATCACAAGTAATTGCTAGTAGCATCATTAATATCGAAAGTTCCCAATCATTTAACACTGTAAATATGATACTAAATAACCCAGCCAGTAGACCAAGAGTAGTAACTATATTAGCCTTATCAAATAACAATTTTATCATTCTGTAACTCCTTAAACTGTTGTTAAAACTTGTTCATCTTGGAGCACTTTTTTTAAGGAATTAACAAGGATTTCATTGTCCTTTTGATTCCTTGAACTGACTCTAAAGAAATATATTGCATCCATTATTGATTTTCCTGAACATTCTTTAATATAAATATTATGATTTATCAATAATTTTGCAGCAAGGTCATTAGCAGTAATTTGTTTATTTTTGATTTTACACAATACAAAATTAGAATCTGTATCAAATACTTTCAACTCTTGGATATCTTTAAGTGAATCCACTAATTCATCTGTTTCTTTACGAACTATTTGACAGCTCTCAAAATAGAATTTTTTATACTGTGGTAAATTCATTAAAAATTCCTCGGCAAAGCTATTAATATTCCATATAGGCATTTTTTTTCTGATATTATTCAATAGTTCTTCATTTGATGAAGCTGCAAACCCTAGTCTTAAACCACCAATACCAAAAGTTTTACTCATACTTTTTAATATTAAAATTCTTGGATAGTTATTTAAATCATTTAATAATGTCTTAGATTCACTCTCATTAGAAAAATCAATAAAAGACTCGTCTACTATAATTATTGTTCCCTGTGCTTCTGTTTCACTATAAACTTTTAATATATCTTGTTTTGATATACTCTTTCCTGTAGGATTATCAGGTGTAATTAAAACTAGCGCTTGTATATTTTTTTCCTTTGCTATATCAATAATTTTATGTACATCCGGTTTAAATTCTTTTTCTTCAAGTAATTTATACGAACATATATTCCCTTCTTTGAATGCATTAGAATACTCATTAAAAGATGGATCTAGTAAAAGTACGTTACCTGAAAAAAGCTGCGGTAGTATCTTTATTAATTCCGAAACACCATTAGCCATGAGCAGATACTCAGCGTTTACGCCTAAAAATAAGGATAAATATTTTTCTATGGTCTTTGAATTAGAAGGATAATTTAATAATAAATCATCGAATCTACTCTTCATTTTTTCCTTTAATTCTTCAGGAGGAAAATGGAAATTATATATTAATGCTGCATCTTTTATTGGATATCTCCAATATCCTCCATGTTGCTGTTTAAGTATCTGGTGCTGTTTTGACATATTTGCAAATTGATATTCTCCAATACCTAAATCATATGCATTATCAATTTCAAACCAACATGTTGCAGGTACTTCGCACGCTAAGAGATTCAAATTATTTTTAGCATCTTTAACAAATATATCTTCATAGTAACTATTGATATTACCATTCTGAATTTCATTTTCTAATTGTTCTACTAAATATCCGTTAAATTCTTCGGAAAATTTATAAATATTAACCGTCTTATAGGGTTTTTCGATAGTTGAGCATGTTTTATTCTTTGTGGAATGAAACTGGACGATTTTATTTTCTAAATCCTTTTCAATATAAGTTCCTTCCAATAAATTAGTTAATGGAGAAACTAATATATAATTTTTACTGTTTTCTAACTGTACCAGATGATTCATTAACTCTTTTGTAAAGAAAATGTCCCCTTCAATTAAAGTAACTGATGAATTCAATTCATGGCGTGCTAACCACAGAGAGTAAATATTATTGGTTTTATCCCAGATATCATTTGTTATATATTTAATTTTAATTTTTTCTCTATATTTCTCTAACTCTTGCATTATTTTATATCCCTTATAGCCGATTATTATAACTACTTCATCATAGTGATAATCAATCAAATTATTAATAGTATTCTCAATTATACTAATTTTATTAACTTTTAATAACGGTTTAGGAATTTCTTCAGATAATGTTCCAAGTCGGCTTCCTCTTCCAGCGCATAACATAATTGCTTTTTTCAT
This DNA window, taken from Lysinibacillus sp. FSL M8-0337, encodes the following:
- a CDS encoding GHKL domain-containing protein, whose translation is MSNDSFDITNTIFNWLMQVCTAYFFYRFCRIFIQHSYLLIIAMGYFIAVIVLEWLIGDISNFGVYLFASLTAFLLLLPIKNISSYLKFFIVITYFSIRWMAPTIVIILYRPISDLSFYLVEKWIIPHLVDVTIGYLGYSIWLMFLLLALYTIGLWCVIHFYEKYIRMHPRTFANREILLLILPPLIGMSSYFMMNQYHQVIDEQIGLGVIDSFLKYWGIHNCIIIAAMFGVLILVQKLDLQRVQQQKQLMLVNQTHQLQAHLQSIDNLYKDMQRLKHDVKNHSATVERLIETKQLTEASMYLNSMQQQMDSKVTSSITGHAIVDILIQEKIKKAHAQSVVIESTFSYPSYVHCDVYDFCIILHNAIDNALTATKNLPNASISIQSTQHKCAYILMMTNPIAAFVNEQGCGTGLGLQIIQDIANKYNGAIQINTNHEVFELHILLQFQAQS
- a CDS encoding LytTR family DNA-binding domain-containing protein — protein: MNIWICDDEKAITNAIASKIKVRYPNVQIKQFQNGYDLLKQDGSFDVLFLDIEMPDIKGIAVAEKLRARQHVNPIIFVTAFEQYVFQAFDVQAFHYLLKPFDTKKLYEVLHTALKNRSSQSIDAPYLVIKSGFDLHKVFYHEIHYIEVLGRKLTVHIENGLYTFIGRLKQYEENLGNSFYRINRSYLVNLNYIASYTKQQIILDNGTILTLSQKKYTQFLQAYMHYIQHKGYLHT
- a CDS encoding CDP-alcohol phosphatidyltransferase family protein; amino-acid sequence: MIKLLFDKANIVTTLGLLAGLFSIIFTVLNDWELSILMMLLAITCDIFDGIVARRFRKKQDRLISEIGGQFDSLADLVHSGIAPGIFIYYYTGETILSAILLAIIVISCFLRLAYYNCVGLTDKGYFYGLPVFYSPLILAVVYIIVSFINHNILLYFYAIIVPVLHISSSLRIKKSNSGPVFYIFLTCLFIEILYYLFYII
- a CDS encoding aminotransferase class I/II-fold pyridoxal phosphate-dependent enzyme, whose product is MKKAIMLCAGRGSRLGTLSEEIPKPLLKVNKISIIENTINNLIDYHYDEVVIIIGYKGYKIMQELEKYREKIKIKYITNDIWDKTNNIYSLWLARHELNSSVTLIEGDIFFTKELMNHLVQLENSKNYILVSPLTNLLEGTYIEKDLENKIVQFHSTKNKTCSTIEKPYKTVNIYKFSEEFNGYLVEQLENEIQNGNINSYYEDIFVKDAKNNLNLLACEVPATCWFEIDNAYDLGIGEYQFANMSKQHQILKQQHGGYWRYPIKDAALIYNFHFPPEELKEKMKSRFDDLLLNYPSNSKTIEKYLSLFLGVNAEYLLMANGVSELIKILPQLFSGNVLLLDPSFNEYSNAFKEGNICSYKLLEEKEFKPDVHKIIDIAKEKNIQALVLITPDNPTGKSISKQDILKVYSETEAQGTIIIVDESFIDFSNESESKTLLNDLNNYPRILILKSMSKTFGIGGLRLGFAASSNEELLNNIRKKMPIWNINSFAEEFLMNLPQYKKFYFESCQIVRKETDELVDSLKDIQELKVFDTDSNFVLCKIKNKQITANDLAAKLLINHNIYIKECSGKSIMDAIYFFRVSSRNQKDNEILVNSLKKVLQDEQVLTTV